From a single Triplophysa rosa linkage group LG17, Trosa_1v2, whole genome shotgun sequence genomic region:
- the unc45b gene encoding protein unc-45 homolog B: MKAVTPFNVMVEPIILVCPPLLKRYISECWGAVTTDKTKRRRKHLNHTVKLRFLLKEGRDLTSMTMGEMGYPIQLKEEGNKHFQAGEIDQAIESYTNAIKSCKDKKTLAVIYRNRSACYLKKENYNYAASDASKAIDVDAGDVKALYRRCQALEKLGKLDMAFKDVQRCATIEPKNKTFLETLRRLGADIQQKLKTSFSTDSRVQNMFDILFSEESDKEKREKAANNLSVLAREDAGAERIFQNNGVPLLVQLIDTGKPEMILAAIRTLSGMCTGHRARATAIIHMVGISKLCSIMAVDDEEIALATANLFQCVYDSLSGADKRIYGKEESLVLDSSKDLKDILLALLEMIASKKVSGHGRDQALNLLSRNVPRKDKKSTDHSKCLFTIDHGLRKILKVCGQVPDLPDQLPLTENTQLIASVLLNKLYDDLRCDPERDNFRDICDDYIKGKFDPNDMDKNIHAINTLSGLLQGPFDVGNALSGRQGVMEMMVALCGSEREVDQLVAVEALIHASTKTSKASFFISNGVSLLKEMYKKTKNEKIKIRALVGLCKLGSAGGDDYSMRQFAEGSTEKLAKQCRKWLCNPTLDVRTRKWAIEGLAYLTNDADVKDDFVEDEPAMRSMFELAKSKDKTILYAVACTLVNCTNSYDKKEILPEMVQLAKFSKQHVPEQHPKDKKDFIQRRVKKMLKNGVTSALAVMVKADNSILTDQTKEMLARVFLALSEDTKDRGTIVAQGGGKTLIPLALEGTDKGKIKASHALAKIAAVSNPEMAFPGERVYEVVRPLVSLLSTDRDGMENFEALLGLTNLAALNDKLRVKILKEKALPEIENYMFEEHDQIRQAATECMCNLVCCKEVQDRYLDDGNDKLKLLVLLCGEDDEKLQRAAAGALAMLTAAQKKLAVKITKVTGQWLEIMQRLCLHDNPQIQQRGLVIVYNMLDGDEQIGKKLIESELLEILTYVAKLEDNPKKQDAIDAARACLSRAMDNGLIKPFSN, translated from the exons ATGAAGGCTGTCACCCCTTTTAATGTTATGGTTGAACCCATTATTCTGGTATGTCCCCCCCTGCTTAAAAGATATATAAGTGAGTGTTGGGGGGCTGTTACAACTGATAAAACGAAACGCCGCCGGAAACACCTCAACCACACTGTCAAACTGAGATTTCTTTTGAAAGAAGGAAGAGATTTGACATCAATGACG ATGGGAGAAATGGGATATCCAATCCAGTTAAAAGAAGAGGGCAACAAGCACTTTCAGGCAGGAGAAATCGACCAAGCCATTGAGAGCTACACTAATGCCATAAAGTCTTGCAAAGACAAGAAAACGCTGGCTGTCATTTACAGGAACAGATCAGCCTGTTACCTGAAAAAG GAAAACTACAACTATGCAGCATCAGATGCTTCTAAAG CGATCGATGTGGACGCAGGTGATGTCAAAGCTCTGTACAGAAGATGTCAAGCACTTGAAAAGCTTGGCAAACTGGACATGGCTTTTAAAGACGTTCAGAGATGTGCAACCATAGAACCTAAAAACAAAACCTTCCTGGAGACCCTCAGAAGACTCGGAGCTGATATTCAGCAGAAG CTGAAAACAAGCTTCTCAACAGACTCCAGAGTGCAGAACATGTTCGACATCCTTTTCTCAGAAGAATCAGAtaaggaaaaaagagaaaag GCTGCAAACAACCTGAGTGTCCTGGCCAGAGAAGACGCGGGAGCGGAGAGAATTTTCCAGAACAACGGAGTGCCTCTTCTTGTGCAGCTCATCGACACGGGAAAACCTGAGATGATCCTGGCCGCCATCCGGACCCTGTCAGGAATGTGCACAGGCCACAGAGCAAGA GCGACGGCCATCATCCACATGGTTGGAATTTCCAAACTGTGCAGCATCATGGCTGTGGATGATGAGGAGATTGCGTTGGCGACTGCGAACCTGTTCCAGTGCGTCTATGACTCGCTGTCTGGAGCGGACAAGAGAATTTACGGCAAAGAAGAGTCACTTGTGCTCG acTCCAGTAAGGACCTGAAGGACATCCTGCTGGCCTTGTTGGAGATGATCGCAAGTAAAAAAGTATCAGGACATGGCCGAGACCAAGCTCTGAACCTCTTGTCCAGAAATGTGCCAAGGAAAGATAAGAAAAGCACTGACCACTCCAAGTGTCTCTTCACCATTGACCACG GCCTGAGAAAGATTCTGAAGGTCTGCGGTCAGGTCCCTGATCTTCCCGACCAGTTACCGCTGACGGAGAACACACAGCTGATCGCCAGCGTGCTCCTCAACAAGCTTTACGATGACCTGCGCTGTGACCCTGAGAGAGATAACTTCAGAGATATCTGCGACGACTACATCAA GGGCAAGTTTGACCCCAATGATATggacaaaaacatccatgcCATAAATACTCTGTCAGGCCTTCTGCAGGGGCCGTTTGACGTGGGAAACGCTCTGTCGGGCCGTCAGGGTGTGATGGAGATGATGGTGGCCCTTTGCGGCTCCGAGCGTGAGGTGGATCAGCTGGTAGCGGTGGAGGCCCTCATTCACGCTTCCACCAAAACCAGCAAAGCCTCCTTCTTCATCAGTAATGGTGTATCTCTGCTGAAGGAAATGTATAAGAAAACGAAAAACGAGAAGATTAAGATCAGAGCTCTTGTG GGACTTTGTAAACTGGGTTCTGCCGGAGGGGACGATTACAGTATGAGACAGTTTGCAGAAGGTTCTACAGAGAAACTGGCCAAACAGTGCAGAAA GTGGCTCTGCAACCCCACGCTTGATGTGCGCACCAGAAAATGGGCCATTGAAGGTCTGGCTTATCTTACCAATGATGCTGATGTGAAAGATGACTTTGTTGAGGATGAACCAGCCATGAGGTCCATGTTTGAACTCGCCAAG TCGAAAGATAAGACCATCTTGTATGCTGTAGCCTGCACCCTGGTCAACTGCACCAACAGCTATGATAAGAAAGAGATCTTACCTGAAATGGTGCAGCTGGCCAAGTTCTCCAAACAGCACGTGCCCGAGCAGCACCCAAAG GATAAGAAGGATTTCATTCAAAGGCGAGTGAAGAAGATGTTGAAAAATGGAGTCACATCAGCTCTAGCTGTCATGGTCAAAGCAGATAACTCCATTCTGACCGATCAGACAAAAGAGATGCTTGCACG AGTGTTTCTTGCCTTGTCGGAAGATACTAAAGATCGTGGCACAATCGTAGCCCAAGGTGGAGGAAAG ACTTTAATCCCACTAGCCCTTGAGGGAACTGACAAAGGGAAAATAAAGGCCAGTCATGCACTGGCTAAGATCGCTGCTGTCTCCAACCCTGAAATGGCCTTCCCTGGGGAGAGG GTGTATGAAGTTGTGCGACCACTGGTGTCCTTGCTAAGCACAGACCGAGACGGTATGGAAAACTTTGAAGCGCTCCTGGGTCTCACAAATCTTGCGGCCTTAAATGACAAACTTCG TGTGAAAATCCTGAAAGAAAAAGCCCTTCCTGAGATCGAGAACTACATGTTTGAGGAACACGATCAGATCAGACAAGCTGCAACAGAATGCATGTGTAATCTGGTTTGCTGTAAAGAG GTTCAAGACAGATACCTGGACGATGGTAATGATAAACTGAAGCTGCTGGTTCTGCTCTGTGGTGAAGACGATGAGAAGCTACAGAGAGCGGCAGCCGGCGCCCTGGCTATGCTCACTGCCGCACAGAAGAAACTCGCCGTTAAGATAACCAAAGTG ACTGGGCAGTGGCTTGAAATCATGCAGAGACTGTGTCTTCATGACAACCCTCAAATTCAGCAGAGAGGTCTTGTGATTGTGTATAACATGCTAGATGGGGACGAGCAGATAGGCAAGAAGTTGATCGAAAGTGAATTGCTGGAAATCCTGACATATGTGGCAAAGCTAGAGGACAACCCTAAGAAACAAGATGCTATTGATGCTGCACGTGCCTGCCTGTCCAGAGCCATGGATAATGGACTTATAAAGCCGTTTTCtaattaa